The genomic interval TTTGCCATAAAATCGGCTGATATCCATGGCCCCTTGGGGTCGTTATCCGGATTTTTGTACCTGCTGAGTTGGTCTTCAGTTTGTTCAAGAATATTCAATTTTTGTTTAAATAAAGATATGTTTTTTGAAAAAACGAGTATATGGTCATGCCCTGCGCCAATTGTTGCCCTCATATCTGGTTGAATTCTCTTTTGCCACACAACATTAGCAACAAAATTGCTCCTGCCAAATATCTCATCACAGAGCACCTTCAAATAATGGCATTCATTATCGTCAATTGTTATCCATAGAGTCCCGTCAGGGCGTAACAGCCTATGCAATATCTCAATTCTCGGCTTCATCAGGCTCAGCCATATTGAATGCTCAAGACCGTCATCGTAATGCTCAAAAGCGCTACCAGTGTTATAGGGCGGGTCAATACAAGCGCACTTTATCTCTTCTGCAAAATCCTGTTCAAGGGCTTTCAGCGCAAGGAGATTATCGCCGTGGATGAGCATATTACCCACCCCTGAATCCCCTCCCATGAGGGGACTTTTATACTTCCCTCTCGAGATGAGGTTGGGGGTATTTTTATTCCCCTCTTGAGAGAAGCGAGGGGTGTGTCCATAAGACTTCTCAGGGTCTTCAATTAATATGCGCGGCTCCAGCTTTGGCTGGTTTTCCTTGCCTATCCAGGTGAGTTCGAGTTTTTGGTTTTTGGTCATACCGAATGCCTTTGCAGTTTCACGCTAAATACTTACTCATTGACAAGCGTGATCTCGGACCCTGTAATTGAGTCTCTGAATAAATGTACCTGTTCCGTTTATTTCTTTCATTAATCCCAGAGTGAAGACTCTTTAGTATAGTTAGTTAATGAAGAGATGGATTCTTGATGCCCTTTATTATATTGCGCATTGTATGTATCTATTAAAACTTTGAGACTTAGCATCTCATAGATAACTCTTGCTACATCTGCAAAAGGCACCTCGACATTAAAATTACCTTTCTTGATTTTTGCAAAAGGAGTTTCAGTACTTAACTGTTCCGCTTTCGCTCTTAAACAAGTATCCACAATCACCCATCCGTCTTTTTCAAATATTTTTAATATTTCAGTAAGATTTATTGTGTAAGTTAAATAAATTCTTCCAATCATTAATGCAGTGATATCTTCTATTGAAAGTGGAAACACTGAGAAAGGGGCCAAGTTTGCAGAAAAACCACGGCGGTCTAAAGAATTGAAAGAGAAAACAACGTCATTATTTTGTTCCCAACGGTTTTTAACACTTTCATGTCTTGAGTCAAAATATTCTATGACCTTGTCCATGTCATCTAATTTCTCGAAATCAACGCACTCTAAAATCATATAGTTGCCAATCAATTCGCTAGAACAACACGTTTTTCTCGCTTTTGCAATAATGTTCTTGGCTATTGCTAAATAATTTTTCAGAGGAACATCACAAGGCAGAATTGTTAGCTTTGTGCCCTCATATTTCGTTATTCCAGTGTTAAAAAACTCTACTACCTCTTGCAACCTTTCCTTTTGTCTTGTTATCCTTCGTCCCCTTTTCTTTGACGACTTTACTTCTATAAGTTCAATGTCACCATTATCGTCTATTGTAGTTATATCCCCAGTTCTTAAAAAGTTGCTAATATCATTTATTATCGCCCTCTTTTTTTCATGAAGAATTTCTTTTGAAAAAACAGATAACTCTGTAATTAATCCCTCGTCAAGGCGAACAGGACCGCTATCCTCTTTGTTTGATAAAGCAGATAAAATCACCCTATTATAGTTTAAACACCTCCATGCTATTCCATCAATTATAGTCTTTAATGACTGATTGACTAGAAGGACAGCGCCTATCTGGTTCTGATATGTCCTTATTTGCTTCTCCCTATCTTCTTTATGTAAACTTGAATCAGCCGCAAGTTTCTCTAACATAATCTTCATGGCATCAATAGCCTTGGTATGTTGCAATAAGTCGCCTAATATGGATAATTGAAGCTTATAAATAGAGAATTTACTTTTACTCCTTTTTCGGCTTATGAACAAGTAATCCTCAATTATTTCCTTGTAATCTTCTTGTAATGGCATCCATATGGCATTAATCAGACGGGAATAATCTCGTTTTTTACTACCAGCGGTAACTATTTTTTGTTTAAATTCCATAATACTTATCAGTTTGTTGATTTATTCTGTAAATAGGCTCTGTCTTGCAAATATACATTCATCGCCGCAGCAAGCGATTCTGTCAGTTTGATCTCAGTCTGGCATTTCGGACAAGTAATCATTGGCTCTGTTATATATATCTCATAGAGAGTGTCGACAAACCGGCTTCCCGACGAGCAACGCAATCCGTAGCTGGTTCTCCTTACCTATCCATGTGAGTTCTAATCATTTGTTGTTCTGTATTATTGGTATTTTAAATAAGTTTCCATCTAACGGTAAACAATTCTGCTTTTTCAATCTTTTGTTTTAAGCGTGCCTCTATCTCATCTATCAATCTTTCCTTCCTGTTATCTACGTCATCCTGTGTCTGATACAAATTTAAACGCATGGTGTTTCGTTTCTTTTCCATTTCCTTTATCTGCCTGTGTGCCGTTACCTTCTCTTCAAGATTGAGGATTTTTTTGGCTTCTGTCTTTCGGCATTTTATCTCTTTATCCAATTCTTTCAATTCAATTTCCATGCTGCTTTTCACATCTTCTGCCCATCTGTCTAATTTTTCCATCTCTGTATCGAAGAAACCTGCATTACGTACAGCATTCATTTGCAGGATTTCGGCTTGCTGTTTTTGGGCTATTTGATTTATGAGATTTTTAACATGAGAACCCACCCCTGAATCCCCTCCCAAGAGGGGACTTTTTGATGCGGGAAGGGAAAATAGCCTTTTGCATTGCTCAATATCCAATTCTGTACCTTCATCTGTCACGCTACATAACAAAATTTGATCTTCAGTTTCAAACGAATTAATTGTTAAGTTAATTACAGATAACCAGCCCGACTTTGCTATAAGGGACTCTAAAATATTTATTTTCTTGATAGAGTCTGAGTAATTAAATGCTAACTCCTGAACTACTAATGATAAAGACTTTGTTTTTTCGATAATACGCTGAGCCAAAGGATGCCCAACTCTATAAATGTTTACGTCGTCAATATTCTTTCCCAGTTTGTAGGGGCCAGGATGTATCTTTTCGTCAACAAAAGGGTTTTCACGTAAAATAAAAGAATGCTCGTCTATAGCGAAATCAGCGTAAGGTTCAAGGTAGTGTTTAGTAATTTCCCATAACCAATATTCATACTTGGACAAATATTCTTTACTCTCCTGTAAATTAACGCGTAATTTTTCATGTACCTCCTCATCGAAATTTTCTAACAAATTATTTCTGGCGTCTTTCATACGGTCTTCAATCTGTTCTTCCAGTTCCTTTTGTAACTGGTCAAATAAGGACTGTATTTCTCCCGAAGTTCTGCAATGCTGGTAAATCTGTGCAATCCGTTTTTCAAAATTAACACCTGATTCAATACTACCCAATACTTCATCGCTTGCCCCGAAAATGCCGTCAAAAAGCTTGAATTTTTCTTTCAATAACTGATAAACCCTCTGGTCTGCGGCATTACTCTTATTTAGGAAATTTACGACAACCACATCAAACTTTTGCCCATACCGGTGGCATCGCCCGATTCTTTGTTCGATACGTTGAGGATTCCAGGGTAAGTCATAATTTACTACCAGAGAGCAAAATTGCAGGTTAATACCTTCTGCGGCGGCTTCTGTGGCTATCAGGATGACTGCCTCATCTCTGAAATAATCTACTATTGCAGCCCGCTTATCGGCACTTTTTGAGCCTGTGATTCTGTCTGTGCCAAGATGCCTCTCGATCCATTTTTTATAGATTTCTTTGGATTTCTGATCGTTGTTCGAGCCGTTAAATAAAACTATCCTGTCCTTGTGCTCAGTATTTTCTAAGATGCTATTCAGATATTCTTGTGTTCTTGTAGATTCGGTAAATATGATGGCTTTTTTATTACCACCCAGACGTTCTATTTCAGCAAAACCTTTTTTCAGGGCGGTCAGGAGAACCTCTCCCTTTGAATTTCGGGTAATAGACCTGGCAAGATATTGAAATCCCTTCAGGTCGTTGATTTCCTTTTTGATGTTTTTGATTTCCTCTGGAGTGTAAAGTTCTTCCTTTGTTTCAGTAACGGGTTGATTTTCTTCTTCAGCATCCTCCCATTCATCCTTAATTTCATCATAAGATTCAAAATCCTGAGACACTATCTGCTCAATGTCTTCCTGTCGCCCCTTGGTAGTTACGATATTTTCAAGTTTTATTGCAAGGGCGTCTAATGTCCCTGAAATAGCAAAGGTTGACGATGCCAATAATTTCCTCAAAATTAACGTCATGAGTTGTCTTTGACCTGGCGGAAGTGCAAATAAATTTTCCCTTTGTAAATAGGCTGAAACCAGGTCATAAAGCCTTTGTTCATCAGGAGACGGGACAAACTCTTGCGTTATTGCCATTCTATTGGTGTATTTTACATATTCTAATACCTGCCTGCGGAGCGTCCTTATACAAATGGGTTTTAGTCTTTCTTTAAGATTATGGAAATCATTTTCATTCGCTAATCTGGCAAACTGATTTTTATAACTCTTTAAATCACCAAAGGTATAATCATCAATGATACTGACTAAACCATAGAGTTCTAACAAAGAATTTTGGAGCGGCGTTGCGGTAAGCAGCATTTTTGGAGCGTGGGCTACGGCATTTTTGACGGCAGTGGCAATTTTATTTGACGGCTTATAAACGTTTCTTAATCTATGTGCTTCATCGATGACCACTAAGTCCCAAGGGATATTTTTGATATAAACATCTTTAGCCCTTGCAAAATGGTATGAGCAAATGATTATTTCGTTCTGGTTGAAGGGGTTTAAGTTTCCTTTTTTAATTTCCTGATTAAAAGAAGGCGTTTCCAGTATAAGTGATGAAAGGTAGAATTTATCCAGTAATTCCTGATTCCATTGCTTACGAAGGTTTGATGGCACTATAACCAGAATTTTCCGTTTTCTTTCAGCCCATTTTTGAGATATAACCAGACCGGCCTCGATGGTTTTCCCCAGACCTACCTCGTCCGCCAGTATAGCACCCTTTGAAAGCGGGGAATGGAAGGCAAATAAAGCAGCCTCGACCTGATGCGGATTTAAGTCTACCTGGGCGTCTAAAAGAGAAGAAGCCAGCTTTTGCAAACTATCTGAAGAACTGCGTTTTGTAAGCTCAAAAGCAAAATATTTTGCGTGGTAAGGCGTTATTTGCATTAATTATAGCATTCAGGGAATTATTTACTCTTTAAACAAAAGACCCAAATTACCTATTTTCTTTAGGTTTGTGTGTGGAGTATAAATCATTCAAAAACTTATTTCAATACCCGTTCATAATTCATACTTTCTGAGTGGCTTTGCGTGGGAAAAGAAAAAACTTTCTATTACAACTCGTTTGGGTTAGTGGATTTTAGGAGTACGGGGGATTGTTTAATTTATACTCAAGATGCTCATAAAATGTGAATTTTAAATTGATGATATGGTGGCACGGACAAACCTTGTTTGTCCGTGTTGAACTGGTACGACATTGTCTATAAATCACCAATGGTGAACCTCTTGAGTATCACTATTTCTACAAAAGTACAAAGGAATATACTCTTAAGTGCCTATGGTAACCCTTTTTGTTATGGCGCTGCTAATTCCTCTGCCTTTGGCAGATCCTTAATGTTTTTTAAGCCGAAATGTTCAAGAAATTTCTTTGTAGTGCCGTATAATAAAGGGTGTCCAAGAGATTCGTCCCTCCCAACTACCTTAACAAGGTCTTTTTCCATTAGTAGTCTTATGATTTGACCTGATTGAACGCCGCGGATAGACTCAACATCAGCCCGCAATACAGGCTGTTTGTATGCAATGATTGCAAGTGTTTCCAGTGAGGCCGAAGAAAGTTTTGTTTCAGCCGATTTTTTACGCAGTTTCGATATCCATTCGTGATACTCAGGCAGTGTGTAGAGTTGGAAGCCGCCTGCAATCTCTTCAATCTGGAATGCCCTCCCCTGCTGATTATATTCTTGTTGCAGTAAAGTAATGGCTTCCTTTATGAGGGCGGCGTCAACATCATCGATAATGTTACATATTTTTTTGCTGGAAAGAGGTTCTTCCGCAGAAAACAGCAACGCTTCAACAATGGGTTTTATTTCTTCAATGTTTTTCATGGTGGGAAAAATATCGTATCAATTCCTGCTTAATGACTCACTTGATTTGCCAGGTATATTCCTGCAATTCGATTTTGATTTTTTCGATTGCATTCTGTACCGCTTTTACTGCGGCATTTGTAGAGATGGTCGCTCCCGTGATTGCTGTAATTTTTTCTTTATCCGCAACTTTGGAAACTACCAGTTGATTATATGTCTTATCTTTAAATTGTTCCTGAAACCATGGACGCAGTTCCGTTGCCGCTCCATTCCCGGAATTATTGCCTTCTTTTCCCTGATGCATGTTAAATTCAGGCAATTGTTGGATTTTCCCATGGTCAACCCCTGAAGTTTTCCCGAAAAAACTCATTAAAACGCTCAATAAAGTATCAGAGCTTTCCTTTTCTACCATTTTCGTGCCGAGGCCAGGTGTTTCCCGCTGTGAGATGATATCGATTCCGAGAATTTTTTCCAGATTTGAATCGAGCCCCACCATTACATTTATTCTGCTTGAATATCCCTGCGCTTCACCGCTTGCCGCATATCCTATCAATTCCCCTTCACCATTTACGCCCTTGTATATTTTGTCCTGATTCTTTGTATTGGGCGGAGAAATTTCTTCCGGTGTTTCATCAATGCCGGGAAGCACCGTAAAGAGCGCCCTGGTGCGAACCTCCGACTCTTTTTCCCTTATTTTTTCTTTCGTAGTCAGGTACGTTGAGGAAACACCAATTGATGCCAGAAGGGTAACAATCGTTAGAACTACCGGGTATTGGACTTTTTTTTTCATGTTCTATTTTTTTACTTTTGAACCATAAAGGCGTGGTTTTGTGAATCGGTCAATAAGAGGAGTCGCAGTATTCATGATCAGAATTGAATAACAAACGCCCTCGGGATAACCTGAATAAAACCGGATTAAAATAGTTAATAACCCCGCCCCAACAGAAAAAATTAACATCCCTTTTTTTGTAAGAGGAGTGGTTACCATGTCTGTCGCCATAAAAAATGCGCCCAAAAAGAGGCCTCCGGCAAATAAATGGTAAAAAGGGTTATTTGCCCATGGGGTAATTGTACGAGGAGGCAGAAAAATCGATACGACAAAAACGGTCAAAAGATACGCAACAGGCACGTACCATTTTATACATTTTTTATACAGAAGGTATAATCCCCCTGCAAGCAGCGCAATCGCGGAGGTCTCTCCAATACAACCCGGCACACTGCCAATCAACAACTGGTAAAAATTATATAATTCTGCCCCGGATTCCTTTGCAAGAGGGGTTGCCCTGGTTACCGCATCCAGAAGCAGGCCGCTTTCCCCCGTACTGGTAATGTTTTTCAATACATTCATTGCGCCCGGATCTGAAAAGAATCGCCAATCTGAATTTACCGAAACAGGATATGCCACCTGCAAAAAAGCGCGTGCAGCAAGTGCAGGATTCCATATATTATTCCCTAAACCACCAAAAGAGTGTTTAACAACAGCGATCGCAAAAAACGATCCTACCACAGGGACATACCACGGAGCGCCTGGAGGCAATGTATAAGCAAGCAAGATGGCGGTAACAATGGCGCTGCCATCCTTAATCATTGCAAAAGCAGGCTGCTTTTTCATAAGTGAAATGACAATTTCCGTGACGAGAGCAGTAAGGCAACATAAACCAATAACAAAGAGGACATAATAACCAAAAACAAAAATGGCAGCGAATCCTGCAGGAAGTAAAGAGAGAACGACAGTCCACATGATATGAGAAATGCTGTCATTGTCTCTCATATGAGGCGATGAACTGACGATTAAAGGAGTTACGCTCTGAGTAGTATTTGTCATAGTTTTTACTTTATGCCGATTATTTTTACGTTACACGATAGAAACGAATGCTATTTCTTTGTTTTTTGTTTTGCAATAAGGGCCTTTGTAAATTTGATGTGATGCACAATAGGCCGTTTTGCAGGGCAAATATAAGTGCAACAGCCGCATTCTTTGCATTCAAGAACATTATTCTCCAACGCAAGGGAAATATTCATGGATTCCCCCATAATACTTAACTCGCTTGGGTTGAGTCCGTATGGGCAACTGACGATGCACCGCCCGCACCGTATACATGCATGAGATTCATAGTGCGGCTGGTTTTTCAGAACAAGAATTCCACCCGTTCCCTTAATCGTCACGGCGTTATCGATGCTCCCCTGCGCAATGCCCATCATTGGACCCCCAAAGATAATCTTATTGAGGCCAACAGAGGTTCCGGTGATTTCTAATAAATCCCGGACTGGCGTTCCAATGCGGACGCGCAAATTTTGAGGTTTATTGACTCCATTCCCCGTTACCGTAATTATTCTTTCGATCAAAGGACGCTTATATTTCACCGCATTATTGATTGCAAACGCCGTTGCAACATTTATAACGACAGCGCCTGCCTCCATGGGGAGTTGAGTGGGTTTGAATTCACGACGTAATAATGCTTTAATAAGCTGATGTTCTGCACCCTGAGGGTATTTTACTTCCAATAAATCTATTTTAATGGAAGGATCTCCAGCCAGGGTATTTTTCAATAATTCGTAGACGTCTTTTTTATTCGCTTCAATGCCGATATGCGCTTTTTTACAACCAATGCATTTCATAACAAGCCGCAATCCCTCAAGGACTTCATTTGCATTGTTACGCATAACGTAATGATCGCAGGTAAGATATGGCTCGCATTCCGCCCCGTTCATCACGATAGTATCTATCGTTTTATCTTTTGGGGGAGTAAGTTTTACGTGTGTGGGGAATGTTGCGCCGCCAAGTCCTACAATACCGGCGGAGAAAACCCTTTGTCTGATCTCTTCCGGGGTGATATTTTCAGTGTCCTGTTCAACGTTTAACGTCTCAGCCCATTCTTCCTCGCCGGAATTCTCGATAACTACCGCCAGAGACTTTGCACCGGCGACAGGATGCGGATATGGCGACACATCAACGACCTTGCCGCAAACGGAAGCATGTATGTTGGAGGAAACAAAACCATGCGCCTCGCCAATTAACTGTCCGATTTTTACCTGATCCCCTTTGTTGACAATGGGTTTTGCCGGCGCGCCAATGTGTTGATTCATAAACAGATATACTTTTTTTGGAATCGGGGAGCAAATCTCACTTATTTCAGAAGTAAGCACTTTTCCATCCTCTTTGGGATGTATCCCCCCTGCAAAAGTATTCAATTTTGATTTCATTAATGCGTACATTTAGTACCTTATCAGTAATTTCTTTGCACTTTTTGGCAAAATATTAATTTTTTAATCTGTGCAATCGTTCGACTGAGCTTGCGACGAAGTCTGTGTAATCTGTTGTTCCGCCTTTCGTATTATGATATGAAAAAAAGGCTCTTATAATTTAGCTTTCAATTCTGTAAAATCAAA from Candidatus Kuenenia stuttgartiensis carries:
- the scpB gene encoding SMC-Scp complex subunit ScpB, which codes for MKNIEEIKPIVEALLFSAEEPLSSKKICNIIDDVDAALIKEAITLLQQEYNQQGRAFQIEEIAGGFQLYTLPEYHEWISKLRKKSAETKLSSASLETLAIIAYKQPVLRADVESIRGVQSGQIIRLLMEKDLVKVVGRDESLGHPLLYGTTKKFLEHFGLKNIKDLPKAEELAAP
- the rsxC gene encoding electron transport complex subunit RsxC; its protein translation is MNTFAGGIHPKEDGKVLTSEISEICSPIPKKVYLFMNQHIGAPAKPIVNKGDQVKIGQLIGEAHGFVSSNIHASVCGKVVDVSPYPHPVAGAKSLAVVIENSGEEEWAETLNVEQDTENITPEEIRQRVFSAGIVGLGGATFPTHVKLTPPKDKTIDTIVMNGAECEPYLTCDHYVMRNNANEVLEGLRLVMKCIGCKKAHIGIEANKKDVYELLKNTLAGDPSIKIDLLEVKYPQGAEHQLIKALLRREFKPTQLPMEAGAVVINVATAFAINNAVKYKRPLIERIITVTGNGVNKPQNLRVRIGTPVRDLLEITGTSVGLNKIIFGGPMMGIAQGSIDNAVTIKGTGGILVLKNQPHYESHACIRCGRCIVSCPYGLNPSELSIMGESMNISLALENNVLECKECGCCTYICPAKRPIVHHIKFTKALIAKQKTKK
- a CDS encoding SNF2-related protein, which codes for MQITPYHAKYFAFELTKRSSSDSLQKLASSLLDAQVDLNPHQVEAALFAFHSPLSKGAILADEVGLGKTIEAGLVISQKWAERKRKILVIVPSNLRKQWNQELLDKFYLSSLILETPSFNQEIKKGNLNPFNQNEIIICSYHFARAKDVYIKNIPWDLVVIDEAHRLRNVYKPSNKIATAVKNAVAHAPKMLLTATPLQNSLLELYGLVSIIDDYTFGDLKSYKNQFARLANENDFHNLKERLKPICIRTLRRQVLEYVKYTNRMAITQEFVPSPDEQRLYDLVSAYLQRENLFALPPGQRQLMTLILRKLLASSTFAISGTLDALAIKLENIVTTKGRQEDIEQIVSQDFESYDEIKDEWEDAEEENQPVTETKEELYTPEEIKNIKKEINDLKGFQYLARSITRNSKGEVLLTALKKGFAEIERLGGNKKAIIFTESTRTQEYLNSILENTEHKDRIVLFNGSNNDQKSKEIYKKWIERHLGTDRITGSKSADKRAAIVDYFRDEAVILIATEAAAEGINLQFCSLVVNYDLPWNPQRIEQRIGRCHRYGQKFDVVVVNFLNKSNAADQRVYQLLKEKFKLFDGIFGASDEVLGSIESGVNFEKRIAQIYQHCRTSGEIQSLFDQLQKELEEQIEDRMKDARNNLLENFDEEVHEKLRVNLQESKEYLSKYEYWLWEITKHYLEPYADFAIDEHSFILRENPFVDEKIHPGPYKLGKNIDDVNIYRVGHPLAQRIIEKTKSLSLVVQELAFNYSDSIKKINILESLIAKSGWLSVINLTINSFETEDQILLCSVTDEGTELDIEQCKRLFSLPASKSPLLGGDSGVGSHVKNLINQIAQKQQAEILQMNAVRNAGFFDTEMEKLDRWAEDVKSSMEIELKELDKEIKCRKTEAKKILNLEEKVTAHRQIKEMEKKRNTMRLNLYQTQDDVDNRKERLIDEIEARLKQKIEKAELFTVRWKLI
- a CDS encoding FMN-binding protein produces the protein MKKKVQYPVVLTIVTLLASIGVSSTYLTTKEKIREKESEVRTRALFTVLPGIDETPEEISPPNTKNQDKIYKGVNGEGELIGYAASGEAQGYSSRINVMVGLDSNLEKILGIDIISQRETPGLGTKMVEKESSDTLLSVLMSFFGKTSGVDHGKIQQLPEFNMHQGKEGNNSGNGAATELRPWFQEQFKDKTYNQLVVSKVADKEKITAITGATISTNAAVKAVQNAIEKIKIELQEYTWQIK
- a CDS encoding RnfABCDGE type electron transport complex subunit D, whose amino-acid sequence is MTNTTQSVTPLIVSSSPHMRDNDSISHIMWTVVLSLLPAGFAAIFVFGYYVLFVIGLCCLTALVTEIVISLMKKQPAFAMIKDGSAIVTAILLAYTLPPGAPWYVPVVGSFFAIAVVKHSFGGLGNNIWNPALAARAFLQVAYPVSVNSDWRFFSDPGAMNVLKNITSTGESGLLLDAVTRATPLAKESGAELYNFYQLLIGSVPGCIGETSAIALLAGGLYLLYKKCIKWYVPVAYLLTVFVVSIFLPPRTITPWANNPFYHLFAGGLFLGAFFMATDMVTTPLTKKGMLIFSVGAGLLTILIRFYSGYPEGVCYSILIMNTATPLIDRFTKPRLYGSKVKK